In the Schistocerca gregaria isolate iqSchGreg1 chromosome 6, iqSchGreg1.2, whole genome shotgun sequence genome, one interval contains:
- the LOC126278489 gene encoding eEF1A lysine and N-terminal methyltransferase homolog: MSLLPKSHEEFSHKDFWNSFFKKRGTRAFEWYGEYPELSGLLHKYIKPKDIILMIGCGNSSLSADLYDVGYRHLTNIDISYVVIRQMIETHGKDRPDMVYQQMDALHMTFDDNEFSVVLDKGTLDALMPDNSEEVQKRIDKLFSEIDRVLRMGGRYVCVSLLQEHILLKLLEYFPAAGWMFRVCRCIEAERKSPDGDGPAFPVFVVICTKFKKLANATPVLEVCFTCEQIQRVKTQSDVVIAVRSVQQSAMVCARLSRGTVAGHGEVSLDLHRPNEDTPRYTVYVLDQPYSRETSRRFAAFIVPQGRETEWLFATPEGRVALLKSAGFDRLAVVALHRDHTYKGLDAVQEELCDSILHLAPPGCRQGNQIPFLSVGSDVGRREVCYRGHSQMSGDFVVEEAEGDGGKLFRRLIFLNNQGTVQSEARLKILKSRKGKPKKVVDIGYLASDYLIYMTVGVALAAPENSVCHVAVIGLRGGGLCSFIQHCFTKIRITAVDIDPVMLEIATNYFGLVQDERLGVYIRDGIQYIQQAAEKGTTFDVVLFDVDSKNHTLVMSCPPKEFLEPDVLQAVKTCIGETGFFVLNLVCPNVDLRMQALKNLTAVFDSVSSFKLEQEVSEIVFCCGFKVVTGDEWRSLIEAAAVKVNALAKKRKLQTDNLVDVTNLVSSLQIST; the protein is encoded by the coding sequence ATGAGCCTTTTACCAAAGTCTCACGAAGAATTTAGTCACAAGGATTTCTGGAATTCGTTTTTCAAGAAACGGGGAACCAGGGCTTTTGAGTGGTACGGAGAGTACCCGGAACTATCTGGCCTGTTGCACAAATATATCAAGCCAAAGGACATTATTCTTATGATAGGTTGTGGAAATTCCTCACTGAGTGCAGATTTATATGATGTTGGCTACAGGCATCTAACAAATATAGACATTAGTTATGTTGTTATACGGCAGATGATTGAAACACATGGCAAGGATCGGCCAGATATGGTTTATCAGCAGATGGATGCCTTACATATGACATTCGATGATAATGAGTTCAGTGTTGTTCTCGACAAAGGAACACTTGATGCTTTGATGCCAGACAACAGTGAAGAAGTTCAGAAGAGAATAGATAAATTATTCAGTGAGATAGATCGTGTCCTACGGATGGGTGGCCGTTATGTCTGTGTCTCTTTACTTCAAGAACACATTCTTCTGAAACTGTTGGAGTACTTCCCAGCTGCAgggtggatgttcagagtttgcaGGTGTATTGAAGCTGAAAGAAAATCACCTGATGGAGATGGGCCTGCCTTCCCCGTTTTTGTAGTAATTTGCACTAAGTTCAAGAAACTGGCCAATGCAACACCAGTTCTGGAAGTGTGCTTTACTTGTGAACAAATTCAGAGAGTAAAAACACAATCAGATGTTGTtattgctgtgaggtctgtgcagCAGTCGGCAATGGTGTGTGCCCGATTGAGTCGTGGCACTGTTGCAGGCCATGGTGAGGTATCTTTAGATTTGCATCGACCTAATGAAGATACACCACGTTATACTGTTTATGTACTGGATCAGCCATACTCGAGAGAGACTAGTCGTCGCTTCGCAGCTTTCATTGTACCACAAGGAAGAGAAACTGAGTGGCTGTTTGCAACCCCAGAAGGCAGAGTTGCATTGCTAAAGTCTGCTGGCTTTGACAGGCTGGCAGTAGTAGCATTACATAGAGATCACACATATAAGGGTTTGGATGCAGTACAGGAAGAATTGTGTGACAGTATCTTGCACTTAGCGCCGCCAGGATGTCGACAGGGTAATCAGATTCCCTTCCTATCAGTTGGATCTGATGTTGGCCGTAGAGAAGTCTGTTACCGAGGCCATAGTCAAATGTCAGGTGACTTTGTGGTAGAAGAAGCTGAAGGTGATGGTGGAAAACTATTTAGAAGACTTATTTTCCTGAACAATCAAGGCACAGTACAATCAGAAGCTCGTTTGAAGATACTAAAATCGAGGAAAGGAAAGCCGAAGAAAGTGGTTGACATTGGATATTTGGCTAGTGACTACCTCATTTATATGACTGTTGGAGTGGCTCTGGCAGCACCAGAAAATTCAGTGTGTCATGTAGCAGTAATTGGTCTGAGAGGTGGTGGTCTATGCAGTTTCATACAACACTGTTTTACAAAGATTCGAATAACAGCTGTAGATATAGACCCAGTTATGTTGGAAATTGCAACAAATTATTTTGGGCTGGTTCAAGATGAGCGCTTGGGCGTATACATTCGTGATGGCATTCAGTATATTCAACAGGCAGCAGAGAAGGGTACAACATTCGACGTAGTGTTGTTTGATGTTGACAGTAAGAATCATACACTTGTTATGAGCTGCCCTCCAAAGGAATTTCTGGAGCCAGATGTTCTGCAGGCAGTTAAAACATGCATTGGAGAGACAGGGTTCTTCGTGCTGAATCTTGTGTGCCCAAATGTGGATTTGAGGATGCAGGCACTCAAGAACCTCACTGCAGTCTTCGACTCTGTAAGCTCTTTCAAACTTGAACAAGAAGTtagtgaaatagtgttttgttgtgGCTTTAAGGTTGTAACTGGTGATGAGTGGCGTAGTTTGATTGAAGCTGCTGCGGTAAAAGTTAATGCTCTTGCAAAGAAGCGAAAATTGCAGACAGATAATTTGGTCGATGTCACTAACCTTGTCAGTTCCCTTCAAATTAGTACATGA